A single genomic interval of Spinacia oleracea cultivar Varoflay chromosome 6, BTI_SOV_V1, whole genome shotgun sequence harbors:
- the LOC110799910 gene encoding pentatricopeptide repeat-containing protein At2g30780 — MRLQWRLLRHYRHRHRPNILPPPPSSPFLSLPESAAKPTSFHHCCFYSSTSDSSPSTNASSFPNTVGNLAWIFTSPDHRIPKKKDHLIRKVKVLRDKLVETYDGAASAYELLEEMGSPLFDSYDDGSALIELLSQLYDFPSLAVEVFNWRRRNDGLRCPITSEEYAKGIMVAGRARDVELAVELFTEAVNNNAKTSSTYNALMSVYMTNGLPDKCQSLFREFKMEECCSATIVTYNILISVFGRLMLIYHMEATLQEIYDSGLCPNVVTYNNLIAGYVTAWMWDRMENTYLVMKDRGIDPDNNTYMLMLRGYSHSGNLKMMEEMYELVKQHLDLDNVNLIRAMISAYCKGSGKNRVERIDELIRLVPEQEYRPWLNVLLIKVYAEEQLLERMDKFINVAFEKNIAVNSVRVMRKIITAYYHSNAVDKLTHFVKRSECAGWRVCRSLYHCKMVMYGSQNLMEEMENVLAEMEKSKIDPTVKTWSIMIQAYRTWGPRCKLDQVKGLMCKYGYGIS, encoded by the exons ATGAGGCTTCAATGGCGGCTCCTCCGCCACTACCGGCATCGCCACCGCCCCAACATCCTCCCACCGCCACCCTCTTCTCCCTTCCTTTCTCTCCCTGAATCCGCCGCAAAACCCACCTCATTTCACCATTGTTGTTTCTATTCATCTACTTCAGACTCTTCTCCTTCTACGAATGCATCTAGTTTTCCCAACACAGTTGGAAATCTCGCTTGGATATTCACCTCTCCCGATCACCGTATACCGAAAAAGAAAGATCATTTAATCCGTAAAGTTAAAGTGTTGAGAGATAAGTTGGTTGAAACGTATGACGGTGCTGCAAGTGCTTATGAATTGCTTGAAGAAATGGGTTCGCCTCTTTTTGACTCTTACGATGATGGGTCTGCTTTGATTGAGCTTTTGAGTCAACTTTATGATTTTCCCTCTTTAGCTGTTGAG GTTTTTAACTGGCGAAGAAGAAACGATGGCTTAAGATGTCCTATCACTTCTGAAGAGTATGCAAAGGGTATTATGGTTGCTGGTAGAGCTAGGGATGTCGAACTTGCTGTGGAATTATTTACCGAAGCTGTGAACAACAATGCCAAAACATCGTCTACGTATAATGCATTAATGAGTGTTTATATGACCAATGGTTTGCCAGATAAATGTCAATCACTTTTTCGGGAGTTCAAGATGGAAGAATGTTGTAGTGCTACAATTGTAACATACAACATCCTTATTTCTGTGTTTGGTCGCTTGATGTTGATATATCATATGGAAGCAACACTTCAAGAGATATATGACTCAGGCCTCTGCCCTAATGTGGTTACATATAATAATTTGATTGCTGGATATGTAACAGCTTGGATGTGGGATCGGATGGAGAACACCTATTTGGTAATGAAGGATAGGGGCATTGATCCCGATAATAACACTTACATGTTAATGCTAAGAGGCTATTCACATTCTGGCAATTTGAAGATGATGGAAGAGATGTATGAGCTCGTAAAACAGCATTTGGATTTGGACAATGTGAACTTAATAAGAGCCATGATTTCTGCATATTGTAAGGGTTCTGGTAAGAATAGAGTTGAAAGGATTGATGAATTGATCAGGCTGGTTCCGGAGCAAGAATACAGACCATGGCTGAATGTTTTGCTTATTAAAGTTTATGCAGAAGAACAACTGCTTGAGAGGATGGACAAGTTTATCAATGTTGCTTTTGAGAAAAACATTGCAGTCAATTCTGTGCGTGTGATGCGTAAAATTATCACAGCCTATTACCATTCTAATGCTGTTGATAAACTCACTCATTTTGTCAAGCGTTCAGAGTGTGCAGGATGGAGAGTTTGTAGGTCCCTTTATCACTGTAAAATGGTTATGTACGGATCACAAAACCTCATGGAGGAAATGGAAAATGTTCTTGCCGAAATGGAGAAAAGTAAAATTGACCCAACAGTGAAAACATGGAGTATTATGATCCAAGCTTACAGGACGTGGGGTCCTAGATGTAAGCTTGATCAAGTAAAAGGTTTGATGTGCAAGTATGGATATGGAATTTCTTAA